A stretch of DNA from Brevibacillus ruminantium:
AGATATCTACAGTGGAAAAGTAGATGTTGAGCATCTCCGTAAAAACATCGGGATGGTGTTTCAGCATCCCAACCCGTTTCCCAAGAGCATCTTCGATAATATCGCCTATGGTCCGAGACTGCACGGCATCCGTGACCGACAGACCTTGGACGAGATTGTGGAAAAAAGTCTGAAGGCGTCTGCGCTGTGGGATGAAGTGAAGGATGTTCTGCACAAGTCAGCCCTGGGCTTGTCGGGCGGCCAGCAGCAGCGTCTCTGCATTGCACGCGCACTGGCAGTCAATCCGCAAATCCTGTTGATGGACGAACCGACTTCCGCACTCGATCCGATTTCGACTGCAAAGATTGAGGAGCTGCTGGCGGACTTGAAATCGACCTACACGATTGTCATCGTGACACATAATATGCAGCAGGCCGCGCGCATTTCGGACAAAACAGCATTTTTCCTCAACGGAGAGCTGGTGGAATTCGACTCCACGCCGGTCATTTTCCAAAATCCCTGTGACAAGCGGACAGAGGATTACATTACGGGACGCTTTGGATAAAAAAGGCAAGAGTGGAAATGAGGAAGAAGAGAGATAGCGGAAGAGTCGATGAACAAAAGAACGATTACAGAGGAAGAGCGACGATCATGGTCGCTCTTTTTTATTTTGAAGTTGGAGGAAAAGCGCTGAACCAAATGGTGGATTCTCGTGACCACACATTTGGA
This window harbors:
- the pstB gene encoding phosphate ABC transporter ATP-binding protein PstB, whose translation is MSVISVRELNLYYGKQQALHHIDLDVESDSITALIGPSGCGKSTFLRTLNRMNDSVPHTRITGTVKVFDEDIYSGKVDVEHLRKNIGMVFQHPNPFPKSIFDNIAYGPRLHGIRDRQTLDEIVEKSLKASALWDEVKDVLHKSALGLSGGQQQRLCIARALAVNPQILLMDEPTSALDPISTAKIEELLADLKSTYTIVIVTHNMQQAARISDKTAFFLNGELVEFDSTPVIFQNPCDKRTEDYITGRFG